In Selenomonas dianae, a genomic segment contains:
- a CDS encoding S41 family peptidase yields the protein MNRKKLISIVLLSAFLGSVLTVFVAGAFLRSMGLYADDALRLFGVMKFIQARYVNAPDATALVDGAIDGMVASLDDPHSIYMPPAMFKELRQHTEGSFGGIGVTMGFKDNNVKIISVLEGTPGEAAGLRAGDEILAVDGTPTSELQNEEVALRIRGEAGTQVVLRILRDGAEQEYTITRDIIQVASVRGVLVEGTTIGYIRIGSFAEHTGEEFAAEMNRLAGEGMTALIIDLRENPGGLITSCAAVAEQVVPEGRIVSVIDRDGDEEVYYSSLDERKYPIVVLIDENSASASEILAGALQDTGAGTIIGTTSYGKGSVQAVLPLFHEDGLKLTIAKYLTPNGRSIDGTGITPDITVERSPSDTTDVQFEAAKQYLIEHPSL from the coding sequence ATGAATAGAAAAAAACTAATTTCCATCGTCCTTTTGTCCGCATTCCTCGGGAGTGTGCTGACCGTCTTTGTGGCGGGCGCGTTCCTGCGCTCGATGGGGCTGTATGCGGACGATGCCCTGCGTCTTTTTGGTGTGATGAAGTTCATCCAAGCACGCTATGTGAATGCACCCGATGCGACGGCACTGGTGGACGGCGCGATTGATGGTATGGTCGCCTCGCTGGACGATCCGCACTCCATCTATATGCCGCCCGCGATGTTCAAGGAGCTGCGCCAGCACACGGAGGGCTCGTTCGGCGGCATCGGTGTGACGATGGGCTTCAAGGACAACAACGTCAAGATTATCTCGGTACTTGAGGGCACGCCCGGTGAGGCGGCGGGGCTGCGTGCGGGCGATGAGATTCTCGCTGTGGACGGTACGCCGACGAGCGAACTCCAAAACGAGGAGGTCGCCCTGCGCATCCGTGGCGAGGCGGGCACGCAGGTCGTGCTGCGCATCCTGCGCGACGGTGCGGAGCAGGAGTACACGATCACGCGCGACATCATACAGGTTGCGTCCGTGCGCGGGGTGCTCGTCGAGGGGACGACCATCGGCTACATCCGCATCGGCTCGTTTGCCGAGCATACGGGTGAGGAGTTCGCTGCGGAGATGAACCGCCTCGCAGGCGAGGGCATGACTGCGCTCATCATCGATCTGCGCGAGAATCCGGGCGGGCTCATCACGAGCTGTGCCGCCGTCGCCGAGCAGGTCGTTCCCGAAGGCAGGATCGTTTCTGTGATTGATCGGGACGGGGACGAGGAGGTCTACTACTCCTCGCTCGATGAACGCAAATACCCGATTGTCGTGCTCATCGACGAGAACAGTGCGAGCGCGTCGGAGATTCTCGCGGGAGCACTTCAGGATACGGGCGCGGGTACGATCATCGGTACGACCTCGTATGGCAAGGGCTCGGTGCAGGCGGTTCTGCCGCTTTTCCACGAGGACGGGCTGAAGCTCACGATTGCAAAGTATCTCACGCCAAACGGCAGATCCATTGACGGTACGGGCATCACCCCCGACATCACTGTCGAGCGTTCGCCCTCGGACACAACGGATGTGCAGTTTGAGGCGGCGAAGCAGTATCTCATCGAACATCCGTCGCTTTGA
- the ftsX gene encoding permease-like cell division protein FtsX, producing MKIRTAEYYVQEVFRSLRRNNWMTFAAVGTVAVSLFILGVFLILALNMNRAASLLESQVQISVYMKDDLTVDAEEDVGTKIRELQGIESVTYVSREEARERLSERLGEQKYLLDALGDKNPLPNAYEVTVRQPDMVETAAKQIERMDGVESAKYGQDVVEHLFDITRLVRIFGVLLILLLGSATVFIIANTIRLTVFARRREIAIMKYVGATDEFIRWPFVLEGIVLGCIGGLISAIVLRSFYAGVTNKVYDTLAFFPLIPQYPFMNYVSVAIILLGMAIGAAGAWVSLKRFLKV from the coding sequence ATGAAGATTAGAACCGCAGAATACTATGTGCAGGAGGTCTTTCGCTCGCTGCGCCGCAACAACTGGATGACGTTCGCGGCGGTCGGTACGGTGGCGGTTTCGCTCTTTATCCTCGGCGTGTTCCTGATTCTCGCGCTCAATATGAACCGCGCGGCGTCGCTGCTGGAGTCACAGGTGCAGATCAGTGTCTATATGAAGGATGATCTCACGGTGGATGCCGAGGAGGATGTAGGGACAAAGATTCGCGAACTGCAGGGGATCGAGTCCGTGACCTATGTCAGCCGCGAGGAGGCGCGTGAACGCCTATCGGAGCGTCTGGGGGAGCAGAAATATCTGCTGGACGCGCTCGGCGACAAGAATCCGCTGCCGAATGCCTATGAGGTGACGGTACGGCAGCCGGATATGGTGGAGACGGCGGCGAAGCAGATCGAGCGCATGGACGGCGTGGAGTCCGCGAAGTACGGACAGGATGTGGTGGAACACCTCTTTGACATCACGCGGCTTGTGCGTATCTTCGGCGTGCTGCTCATTCTGCTGCTCGGCAGTGCGACGGTGTTCATCATTGCGAATACGATCCGTCTGACGGTGTTTGCACGGCGGCGTGAGATTGCGATTATGAAGTACGTCGGTGCGACGGATGAGTTCATCCGCTGGCCGTTCGTGTTGGAGGGGATTGTGCTCGGGTGCATCGGCGGTCTGATTTCTGCGATTGTTCTGCGCAGCTTCTATGCGGGCGTGACGAACAAGGTCTATGATACGCTCGCGTTTTTCCCGCTGATCCCACAATATCCGTTCATGAACTATGTGAGTGTGGCGATTATCCTGCTCGGCATGGCGATCGGTGCGGCGGGTGCGTGGGTGTCGCTCAAACGTTTCCTGAAGGTGTGA
- a CDS encoding murein hydrolase activator EnvC family protein: protein MRQGMKRMLASVLAVTLLAAAGQGAAATLEEERDSYDAQVEELGRQSDELAGKIDSLSEQKRILDEQAETAIAAHRARRAELNATLERLEENEEKLEVAERDYARKSEALGRRVRDIYINGQISYVDVLFGAKDFSDFLTRMDLLKRVIKQDYDLVHEVLAQRNAMIALKGELEKDRAAQEPLEKKAREARLAMEDKVEAQRALIEQMKYDKETIDRKQDESRAASERITQMLRRSGLRSLPVQGSGAMIWPLAGEITSDFGWRTHPITGAQRFHSGIDIGGDYGDPIYAAQAGTVEYAGWISGYGYAVIINHGGGISTLYGHCQSLDVSTGQSVAQGELVAECGSTGNSTGPHCHFEVRVNGEPVNPLGYL, encoded by the coding sequence ATGAGACAAGGGATGAAACGGATGCTCGCGTCGGTGCTGGCCGTGACGCTCCTCGCAGCAGCGGGGCAGGGGGCGGCGGCGACGCTTGAGGAGGAGCGCGACAGCTACGATGCGCAGGTGGAGGAACTGGGACGGCAGAGTGACGAGCTCGCCGGAAAGATCGACTCGCTCTCGGAGCAGAAGCGCATTCTGGATGAGCAGGCGGAAACGGCAATCGCCGCGCACAGGGCGCGCCGTGCCGAGCTGAACGCGACGCTCGAACGTCTGGAGGAGAACGAGGAAAAGCTTGAGGTCGCCGAGCGGGACTATGCGCGTAAGAGCGAGGCGCTCGGCAGGCGCGTGCGCGATATTTACATCAACGGGCAGATCTCGTATGTGGATGTGCTTTTCGGTGCGAAGGATTTTTCGGATTTCCTCACGCGCATGGATCTCCTGAAGCGCGTCATCAAGCAGGACTACGATCTCGTGCATGAGGTGCTGGCACAGCGCAACGCGATGATCGCGCTCAAGGGGGAGCTTGAGAAGGATCGCGCGGCGCAGGAGCCGCTTGAGAAGAAGGCGCGTGAGGCGCGACTTGCGATGGAGGACAAGGTCGAGGCGCAGCGGGCGCTCATCGAGCAGATGAAGTACGACAAGGAGACGATCGACCGCAAGCAGGACGAATCCCGTGCGGCATCGGAGCGCATCACACAGATGCTCCGACGCAGCGGTCTCAGGAGTCTCCCCGTGCAGGGCTCGGGCGCGATGATCTGGCCGCTCGCGGGGGAGATCACGTCGGATTTCGGTTGGCGCACGCATCCCATTACGGGAGCGCAGCGGTTTCACAGCGGCATCGACATCGGCGGCGACTACGGCGACCCGATCTATGCCGCGCAGGCGGGAACGGTTGAGTATGCGGGCTGGATCTCGGGCTATGGCTATGCTGTGATTATCAACCACGGCGGCGGGATCTCGACGCTCTATGGACACTGTCAGTCGCTCGATGTGAGCACGGGGCAGAGTGTCGCGCAGGGCGAGCTGGTTGCCGAGTGCGGCTCGACGGGCAACTCCACAGGGCCGCACTGTCACTTTGAGGTGCGCGTCAACGGCGAGCCGGTGAATCCGCTCGGGTATTTGTAG